A DNA window from Camelina sativa cultivar DH55 chromosome 17, Cs, whole genome shotgun sequence contains the following coding sequences:
- the LOC109129950 gene encoding uncharacterized protein LOC109129950 translates to MFMYLVGSGFSQGEVKWLSNDELEWQLLLTTTQVPIVVTVTSSLCGEPCATMDSSLVDAVELYLFKSGKEINRLENDLSWGAIADMIDSSVFAMPPSDSAPAPSPIQ, encoded by the exons ATGTTCATGTACTTGGTGGGTAGTGGCTTCAGTCAAG GGGAAGTGAAATGGTTGAGTAACGACGAACTTGAATGGCAACTTCTTCTGACCACGACTCAAGTTCCTATAGTGGTTACGGTAACGTCCTCGTTGTGCGGTGAACCATGCGCTACCATGGACAGTAGCCTGGTTGACGCGGTTGAATTATATC TCTTCAAAAGTGGAAAAGAGATAAATCGTTTAGAAAATGATTTATCTTGGGGTGCAATTGCTGACATGATCGACTCTTCAGTCTTCGCCATGCCTCCCTCCGATTCCGCCCCAGCACCCTCTCCCATTCAATAG